Proteins from a genomic interval of Leeia speluncae:
- a CDS encoding ABC transporter permease, which produces MRSKTKVSNDQRAPRWLKALAYGGLVFLHFPILMIAIYAFNTEESAFSFPIKGWTLRWFAEAAAREDIMDAVWLSVKVAAFATAIAMVLGTMAAAALYRRVFFGKDAITMMLIIPISLPGIITGIALLAAFKMMGLEPSFWTIVIGHATFCVVMVYNNVVARFRRMPHSLVEASMDLGADGFVTFRRIVLPQIATALLAGGILAFALSFDELIVTTFTAGHEKTLPIWLLNQLTRPRDAPITNVVALMIMLITMIPILLAYHLTKGTESVAGSSK; this is translated from the coding sequence ATGCGCTCTAAGACCAAAGTAAGTAATGATCAGCGCGCACCGCGTTGGCTCAAAGCCTTGGCCTACGGTGGCTTGGTGTTCCTGCATTTTCCGATTTTGATGATCGCCATCTATGCCTTTAATACCGAAGAAAGCGCCTTTAGTTTTCCGATTAAAGGCTGGACGCTACGCTGGTTTGCCGAAGCTGCCGCGCGTGAAGACATCATGGACGCGGTGTGGTTATCGGTAAAAGTCGCTGCCTTTGCAACGGCGATTGCCATGGTGTTAGGCACAATGGCTGCGGCAGCCTTGTATCGTCGGGTGTTCTTTGGCAAAGATGCGATCACCATGATGCTGATCATCCCGATTTCCTTGCCCGGGATCATCACCGGTATCGCGCTACTGGCAGCCTTCAAAATGATGGGTTTAGAGCCTAGTTTCTGGACGATTGTGATCGGGCATGCCACGTTTTGTGTGGTGATGGTCTACAACAACGTGGTGGCGCGCTTCCGCCGCATGCCGCATAGCTTGGTCGAAGCTTCGATGGACTTAGGCGCCGATGGCTTTGTCACCTTCCGCCGGATTGTATTGCCACAAATTGCCACCGCGTTGTTGGCTGGCGGCATCTTGGCCTTTGCGCTCTCGTTTGATGAACTGATTGTCACCACTTTTACCGCAGGGCACGAAAAAACCTTGCCGATTTGGTTGCTGAACCAACTAACTCGCCCAAGAGATGCGCCGATTACCAACGTCGTTGCTTTAATGATTATGTTGATCACCATGATTCCGATCTTGCTGGCGTACCACCTGACCAAAGGAACGGAATCTGTTGCAGGTAGTAGCAAATAA
- a CDS encoding ABC transporter permease has protein sequence MMSTSLPIANKGIRHWCANFLYRKPTFFLLLMLVPPLIWFGTVYLGSLFALLWQSLYTFDDFTMSVLPEFTLANYRNLFELANADIVIRTFSMALAVTIASVILAFPMAYYMARYATGAEKGFFYVAVMLPMWASYIVKAYGWTVILAKGGIIYWLIDRLGLTSALEAFLALPYVGGNTLSTSHVGRFFVFTYIWLPFMILPIQAALERVPANLLQASADLGAKPSQSFRHVLLPLAIPGVVAGSIFTFSLTLGDYIIPQLVGPSGLFIGTMVYTMQGSIGNIPMAAAFTVVPIVLIGIYLSLAKRWGAFDAL, from the coding sequence ATGATGTCTACTTCTCTACCCATTGCGAACAAGGGCATCCGCCACTGGTGTGCGAATTTTCTGTATCGCAAACCGACGTTCTTCTTGTTGCTGATGCTGGTCCCGCCGCTGATTTGGTTTGGCACGGTGTACTTAGGGTCTTTATTTGCTTTGCTTTGGCAAAGTCTCTACACCTTTGATGATTTCACCATGAGTGTGCTGCCAGAGTTCACGTTGGCAAATTATCGCAATCTGTTTGAGTTAGCCAATGCAGATATTGTGATTCGCACGTTTAGCATGGCCTTAGCCGTCACGATTGCATCCGTCATCTTGGCGTTTCCGATGGCGTATTACATGGCGAGATACGCAACTGGTGCTGAAAAAGGCTTCTTCTATGTCGCGGTGATGCTGCCAATGTGGGCGAGTTACATTGTAAAAGCCTATGGTTGGACTGTGATCTTAGCCAAAGGTGGCATTATTTATTGGTTGATCGATCGTCTTGGCTTGACCAGTGCATTAGAAGCCTTTCTCGCATTACCGTATGTGGGGGGCAATACCTTGTCTACCTCCCATGTGGGCCGCTTCTTTGTCTTTACCTACATTTGGCTACCGTTCATGATTTTGCCGATCCAGGCGGCGCTAGAGCGAGTCCCTGCGAATTTACTGCAAGCTTCTGCAGATTTGGGCGCAAAACCTAGCCAATCTTTCCGCCATGTGTTGCTACCGTTAGCGATTCCAGGCGTAGTGGCGGGCTCTATCTTCACCTTTTCACTCACTTTGGGTGATTACATCATCCCTCAGCTAGTCGGCCCATCTGGTCTCTTTATCGGCACCATGGTTTACACCATGCAAGGATCGATCGGAAATATTCCAATGGCAGCGGCGTTTACCGTGGTTCCGATTGTGTTAATTGGTATTTATTTGAGTTTGGCAAAAAGATGGGGGGCTTTCGATGCGCTCTAA
- a CDS encoding ABC transporter ATP-binding protein, with amino-acid sequence MTVAVEFTGVSRLFGQTAAVDNVSLTVEEGEFFSMLGPSGSGKTTSLRLIAGFEQPTSGSIRIFGQEAAGVPPFERDVNTVFQDYALFPHMNIRDNVAYGLMVKGIGKTERLKKAEEALAMVALPDYGDRKPGQLSGGQRQRVALARALVNQPRVLLLDEPLGALDLKLREQMQVELKTLHRKLGITFIYVTHDQGEALSMSDRVAVFNKGKIEQVDAPKVLYTRPKTMFVADFVGTANVVKGALAQTLTSSSTPFSIRPEHIRMVADTTLADHIHAKGEVIDVQYHGATSRIEVSVGGQLFAVMMANLQFGADDEAHLPVIGSSVQLAWPVSAMVPLAEG; translated from the coding sequence ATGACCGTTGCAGTCGAGTTTACCGGTGTGTCACGCCTATTTGGGCAGACAGCGGCGGTAGATAATGTATCGCTTACCGTCGAAGAGGGTGAGTTTTTCTCAATGCTGGGCCCAAGTGGCTCGGGCAAAACCACCTCTTTACGATTAATTGCGGGTTTCGAGCAGCCCACTTCGGGCAGTATTCGCATCTTTGGACAAGAAGCCGCTGGCGTGCCGCCGTTCGAGCGCGATGTAAACACCGTGTTCCAAGATTACGCGCTGTTCCCGCACATGAATATCCGCGATAACGTTGCCTATGGGCTTATGGTAAAAGGCATCGGAAAAACCGAACGCCTGAAAAAAGCCGAAGAAGCCTTGGCCATGGTGGCGCTGCCAGACTATGGCGATCGCAAACCGGGGCAATTGTCTGGTGGCCAACGTCAGCGGGTGGCTTTGGCGCGTGCGCTAGTCAACCAGCCTCGGGTGTTGTTACTAGATGAACCATTAGGCGCGCTAGATTTAAAGCTGCGCGAGCAAATGCAGGTGGAACTAAAAACCTTGCATCGCAAATTGGGCATCACCTTTATTTACGTGACGCATGATCAAGGCGAAGCGCTCTCGATGTCAGATCGGGTCGCTGTGTTTAACAAAGGCAAGATCGAACAAGTCGATGCGCCAAAAGTACTCTACACCCGCCCAAAAACCATGTTTGTGGCAGATTTTGTTGGTACGGCCAACGTGGTGAAAGGGGCATTGGCCCAAACGCTAACTAGTTCTAGCACGCCATTCTCTATTCGCCCAGAACATATTCGGATGGTGGCAGATACCACACTGGCTGACCATATCCATGCCAAAGGCGAGGTGATCGATGTGCAATATCACGGCGCAACTAGCCGGATTGAGGTCTCCGTTGGTGGGCAGCTATTTGCTGTCATGATGGCTAATCTGCAGTTTGGTGCAGATGATGAAGCGCATTTACCCGTGATTGGCTCCTCCGTGCAACTCGCTTGGCCGGTGTCTGCCATGGTGCCTTTAGCAGAAGGATGA
- a CDS encoding ABC transporter substrate-binding protein, producing the protein MNQNGVALSSKKRIALVVLAALAGSQLSAAGITKVGAGEGRLDIIAWAGYIERGETDKNYDWVTGFEKASGCKVNVKTAGTSDEMVALMNQGGYDLVTASGDASLRLIFGKKVQEINPALIPSWKNVDPRLQNAPWHTVAGKHYGVPYQWGPNVLMYSTKVFKTPPKSWSVVFEPQNLPDGKSNKGRVQAYDGAIYIADAALYLMKKNPKLGIKDPYELNETQYAEVLKLLRQQKTLTHRYWHDVTVQMNDFKNEGVAASSSWPYQVNALKGEKQAIDSVIPSEGVTGWADTTMMHADAKHPNCAYKWMDYSLNNKLQSALAEWFGSLPAAPAACNEKAPGGSAFCKDNGFDRFSQIHFWKTPQIKCSTQGSCVPYSRWTQDYIAIMGGR; encoded by the coding sequence ATGAATCAGAACGGAGTAGCGCTAAGTAGCAAGAAGCGTATCGCCTTGGTAGTGTTGGCTGCGTTAGCAGGTTCTCAATTATCTGCTGCAGGGATAACAAAGGTAGGTGCCGGAGAAGGGCGCCTAGATATCATCGCTTGGGCTGGCTATATCGAGCGTGGCGAAACCGATAAGAATTATGACTGGGTCACAGGTTTCGAGAAAGCCTCTGGTTGTAAGGTAAATGTGAAAACCGCTGGTACATCAGATGAAATGGTCGCGTTGATGAACCAAGGTGGTTATGACTTGGTGACTGCTTCTGGCGATGCGAGCTTACGTTTAATCTTTGGTAAAAAAGTTCAAGAGATTAACCCTGCGCTGATTCCTTCTTGGAAGAATGTAGACCCTCGCTTGCAAAATGCGCCTTGGCATACTGTCGCAGGCAAGCATTATGGTGTGCCATACCAATGGGGTCCAAACGTGCTGATGTACAGCACCAAAGTCTTTAAAACCCCACCAAAATCATGGTCTGTGGTGTTCGAACCGCAAAATCTACCGGATGGCAAATCCAACAAAGGCCGTGTGCAGGCTTATGATGGCGCGATCTATATTGCCGATGCCGCACTGTACCTGATGAAGAAAAACCCAAAACTGGGCATCAAAGATCCGTATGAACTAAACGAAACACAGTACGCTGAAGTTTTAAAGCTACTGCGCCAACAAAAAACGCTGACACATCGCTACTGGCATGATGTCACCGTTCAGATGAATGATTTTAAAAACGAAGGTGTGGCGGCCTCTAGTTCTTGGCCGTATCAGGTCAATGCCTTAAAAGGCGAAAAACAAGCGATTGATTCGGTAATTCCATCTGAGGGCGTCACCGGTTGGGCTGATACCACCATGATGCATGCTGATGCAAAACATCCAAACTGTGCATACAAGTGGATGGATTACTCGCTAAACAACAAGCTGCAATCGGCACTTGCTGAGTGGTTTGGATCATTGCCAGCTGCACCTGCTGCGTGTAATGAAAAAGCACCTGGTGGATCGGCTTTCTGCAAAGACAATGGATTTGATCGCTTTAGCCAAATTCATTTCTGGAAAACGCCACAAATCAAATGCAGCACCCAAGGCAGTTGTGTTCCTTATAGCCGCTGGACACAAGACTATATCGCCATTATGGGTGGTCGCTAA